One Fusobacterium nucleatum genomic window carries:
- a CDS encoding zinc ABC transporter substrate-binding protein — protein MKKIFKLLTVMIISLFVVACGEKKEETKTSNEIQKIKVTTTLNYYQNLIEEIGGDKVEVTGLMKEGEDPHLYVATAGDVEKLQNADLVVYGGLHLEGKMTDIFANLSNKYILNLGDQLDKSLLHKEDENTYDPHVWFNTKFWAIQAKSVADKLSEMSPENKDYFENNLQTYVKSLNETTEYIQAKINEIPEESRYLITAHDAFAYFAEQFGLQVKAIQGVSTDSEIGAKQIEDLANFIVEHNIKAIFVESSVNHKSIEALQEAVKAKGGNVEIGGELYSDSMGDKENNTETYIKTIKANADTISNALK, from the coding sequence ATGAAAAAAATTTTTAAATTATTAACTGTTATGATTATTTCTTTATTTGTTGTTGCTTGTGGGGAGAAAAAAGAAGAGACTAAAACTTCTAATGAAATACAAAAAATAAAAGTTACAACAACTTTAAATTATTATCAAAATTTAATTGAAGAAATTGGTGGAGATAAAGTTGAGGTTACAGGACTTATGAAAGAAGGAGAAGACCCTCATCTATATGTTGCAACAGCAGGAGATGTAGAAAAATTACAAAATGCTGATTTAGTTGTCTATGGAGGACTGCATCTTGAAGGTAAGATGACAGATATATTTGCAAATTTATCTAATAAATATATTTTAAATTTAGGAGATCAATTAGATAAATCTCTTTTACATAAAGAAGATGAAAACACTTATGATCCACATGTTTGGTTTAATACAAAATTTTGGGCTATACAAGCTAAATCTGTTGCTGATAAATTAAGTGAAATGTCACCTGAAAATAAAGATTATTTTGAAAATAATTTACAAACTTATGTAAAATCTTTGAATGAAACAACTGAATATATTCAAGCTAAAATAAATGAAATTCCAGAAGAATCAAGATATTTAATTACAGCACATGATGCTTTTGCATATTTTGCTGAACAATTTGGTTTACAAGTAAAAGCTATACAAGGTGTTTCAACTGATTCTGAAATTGGAGCAAAACAAATTGAAGATTTAGCTAATTTTATAGTTGAACATAATATAAAGGCTATTTTTGTTGAATCTTCAGTAAATCATAAAAGTATAGAAGCCTTACAAGAAGCAGTAAAAGCAAAAGGTGGAAATGTAGAAATTGGTGGAGAACTTTATTCAGATTCTATGGGTGATAAAGAAAATAATACAGAAACATATATAAAAACAATAAAAGCAAATGCTGATACTATATCAAATGCTTTAAAATAA
- a CDS encoding metal ABC transporter ATP-binding protein yields MNAIEIKNLTVAYGENIALENFNLDIEVGSLMALVGPNGAGKSTLIKTILKFLKQITGEVKINAKTLAYVPQRNSVDWDFPTTLFDVVEMGCYGRVGFFKRVNKDEKQKVLKAIEQVGMLDFKDRQISELSGGQQQRAFIARALVQEADIYLMDEPFQGVDSTTEKSIVDILKKLKSEGKTLIVVHHDLQTVPTYFETVTFINKSVIASGKIKEVFTQENIDMAYKK; encoded by the coding sequence ATGAATGCTATTGAAATTAAAAATTTAACAGTTGCTTATGGTGAAAATATAGCATTGGAGAATTTTAATTTAGATATTGAAGTTGGAAGTTTGATGGCACTTGTAGGACCAAATGGAGCAGGGAAATCAACTCTTATAAAAACAATATTAAAATTTTTAAAACAGATAACTGGTGAAGTAAAAATAAATGCTAAAACTTTGGCTTATGTTCCACAAAGAAATAGTGTTGATTGGGATTTTCCAACAACACTATTTGATGTAGTTGAAATGGGATGTTATGGTAGAGTTGGGTTTTTTAAAAGAGTTAATAAAGATGAAAAACAAAAAGTTTTAAAAGCAATAGAACAAGTTGGAATGTTAGATTTTAAAGATAGACAAATATCAGAACTTTCAGGCGGGCAACAGCAGAGAGCCTTTATTGCAAGAGCTTTAGTGCAGGAAGCTGATATTTATCTTATGGATGAACCTTTTCAAGGTGTTGATTCAACAACAGAAAAGTCTATAGTAGATATATTAAAAAAATTAAAATCAGAAGGAAAAACCTTAATTGTGGTACATCATGATTTGCAAACTGTACCAACTTATTTTGAAACTGTTACTTTTATAAATAAGAGTGTCATTGCAAGTGGAAAAATAAAAGAAGTTTTTACACAAGAAAATATAGATATGGCATACAAAAAATAA
- a CDS encoding metal ABC transporter permease: MAEIFRLFLNSYTFKVVTLGCTLLGVVSAIIGTFAVLKKESLLGDGISHASLAGICLAFLITRKKELYILLLGALIIGLLSIFLIHYIQLKTKVKFDSAIALMLSTFFGLGLVLLTYLKKIPGAKKAGLNRFIFGQASTLVVKDIYLIIAVGLILIFLVILFWKEIKISIFQADYAKTLGIDSGKINFLVSTMIVINVIIGIQIAGVILMTAMLVIPPVAAKQWSKKLSIVTLLSAIIGGVSGAIGSIVSTFDAALPTGPLIILVSGIFALISFLFSKKGIIARNYRIYIRNKKLRLEENKGDKK, encoded by the coding sequence ATGGCAGAAATATTTAGACTTTTTTTAAATAGCTATACTTTTAAAGTTGTTACGCTTGGTTGCACACTTTTAGGTGTAGTTAGTGCGATCATTGGGACTTTTGCAGTCTTAAAAAAGGAAAGCTTACTAGGTGATGGTATATCTCATGCTTCACTTGCAGGAATATGCCTTGCTTTTTTAATTACTAGAAAAAAAGAATTATATATTTTACTTTTAGGAGCTTTAATAATTGGACTTTTATCTATTTTTCTAATTCACTATATACAATTAAAAACAAAAGTAAAATTTGATAGTGCTATTGCCTTAATGTTATCAACATTTTTTGGATTGGGATTAGTTTTATTAACATATCTAAAAAAGATACCTGGTGCAAAAAAAGCAGGTTTAAATAGATTTATTTTTGGACAGGCTTCTACATTGGTAGTGAAAGATATTTATTTAATAATTGCTGTTGGATTAATTTTAATATTTTTAGTGATACTTTTTTGGAAAGAAATAAAAATAAGTATATTTCAAGCAGATTATGCAAAAACACTTGGAATAGATAGTGGTAAAATAAATTTCTTAGTTTCTACTATGATAGTTATTAATGTTATTATTGGAATACAAATAGCAGGAGTAATTCTAATGACTGCAATGTTAGTTATACCACCTGTTGCTGCTAAACAATGGAGTAAAAAATTATCAATTGTTACTCTTTTATCAGCAATAATTGGTGGAGTTTCAGGAGCTATTGGAAGTATTGTCTCTACATTTGATGCAGCCTTGCCAACAGGTCCTTTAATAATATTAGTATCTGGAATTTTTGCTTTAATTAGTTTTTTATTTTCAAAAAAAGGTATAATTGCAAGAAATTATAGAATTTATATAAGAAATAAGAAGTTAAGGTTAGAAGAAAATAAAGGTGATAAAAAATGA
- a CDS encoding metal ABC transporter permease, with amino-acid sequence MSAGLTIQLIAILISVACSLLGVFLVLRSMSMLTDAISHTILLGIVLSFFITHKLDSPLLIVGATLVGLLTVYLVELITDTNLVKEDAAIGIVLSVLFSIAVVLISKYTANIHLDIDTVLLGEIAFAPFHTEEIFCFKIASGIINGLSILILNLLVITIFFKEIKISIFDRALALTLGLLPEVFHYLLMSLVSVTAVVSFDVVGATLMISFMIGPATTAYMISKNLKMMLIYSALIGAISSILGYHLAVFLDVSISGSIAVVIGVIFFIVLFGKRFKKYVKIEEA; translated from the coding sequence ATGAGTGCAGGATTAACAATACAACTGATTGCCATTTTAATATCAGTAGCTTGTTCATTGTTAGGAGTATTTCTAGTTTTAAGGTCAATGAGTATGCTTACAGATGCAATTAGCCATACTATTTTATTAGGAATAGTACTTTCGTTTTTTATTACTCATAAATTAGATTCACCTTTACTCATTGTAGGGGCCACTTTGGTAGGACTTTTAACTGTTTATTTGGTTGAGTTAATAACAGATACTAATTTGGTAAAAGAAGATGCTGCAATAGGGATAGTATTATCAGTTTTATTTAGTATTGCAGTTGTTCTTATATCTAAATATACAGCAAATATACATTTAGATATAGATACAGTTCTATTAGGAGAAATTGCTTTTGCACCTTTTCATACAGAAGAAATATTTTGTTTTAAAATTGCTAGTGGAATTATAAATGGACTTTCAATTTTAATTCTTAATTTATTAGTGATTACTATATTTTTTAAAGAAATAAAAATATCAATTTTTGATAGGGCTTTAGCATTGACATTAGGTTTACTTCCAGAAGTATTTCATTATTTATTAATGAGCTTAGTGTCTGTAACAGCAGTAGTTTCTTTTGATGTTGTAGGAGCAACATTAATGATTTCTTTTATGATAGGACCTGCAACAACAGCTTATATGATTTCTAAAAATTTAAAAATGATGTTAATTTATAGTGCTTTAATTGGAGCTATATCATCAATATTAGGTTATCATTTGGCAGTATTTTTAGATGTTTCTATCTCGGGTAGTATAGCAGTAGTGATAGGTGTCATATTTTTCATAGTATTATTTGGAAAAAGATTTAAAAAATATGTTAAAATAGAAGAAGCTTAG
- a CDS encoding restriction endonuclease subunit S, whose translation MKIMNTNLENISHQKFLNINYGYRYLFDIEKGNIFNSKNKDIIRIDSILNKIKQTLISKGELDNTYKLINMENVSSKFNLTFDYTEVQNIESDKILIGTGDFLLPKMSAYSGKFILNKNKEIYICSTEFMEYKINDSLYLPKFFYYLFRTSKMLENLKYLESGKAQRRLNDYSLSMLYLPKLDIKMQMEVLKQITPLEEDIFQKIKRIKSVQEIIDNVFQKKFKISYIDELKQEKKIYFSNFLELANDELKCATTLKTQKIFFETLKKIDGIKWINIGKISNIKGGKRLPKGDIFVENETEYRYIKVEDLDSNGYFNIDSIKYISSETNKKIKDYIANTDNILVSIVGTIGKVGCVPEELDGENISENFACIVLNDLSKFNPKFIRYYLQTSLCKTQFKELVTKAVQEKLAIFRLKKIFIPYLVLKEQKEIIDEIEKQIENQIEIEEEIFNIQDQISNIIEKNII comes from the coding sequence ATGAAAATAATGAACACTAATTTAGAAAATATATCTCATCAAAAATTTTTAAATATAAATTATGGTTATAGATATTTATTTGATATTGAAAAAGGAAATATTTTTAATTCAAAAAATAAAGATATAATCAGAATTGATTCTATTTTAAATAAAATAAAACAAACATTAATCTCTAAGGGAGAATTAGATAATACATATAAATTAATAAATATGGAAAATGTATCTAGTAAGTTTAATCTCACTTTTGATTATACAGAAGTACAAAATATTGAATCAGATAAAATTTTGATAGGAACAGGAGATTTTTTGTTACCTAAAATGAGTGCTTATAGTGGTAAATTTATTTTAAATAAAAACAAAGAAATATATATCTGTTCAACAGAATTTATGGAATACAAAATAAATGATTCATTATATTTACCTAAATTTTTTTATTATTTATTTCGGACAAGTAAAATGTTAGAAAATTTAAAATATTTAGAAAGTGGAAAAGCACAAAGAAGATTAAACGATTATAGTTTATCTATGCTTTATTTACCAAAATTGGATATTAAAATGCAAATGGAAGTATTAAAACAAATTACTCCATTGGAAGAAGATATATTTCAAAAAATAAAAAGAATTAAGTCAGTTCAAGAAATAATAGATAATGTATTTCAAAAAAAATTTAAAATTTCTTATATTGATGAATTAAAACAAGAAAAGAAAATATATTTTTCTAATTTTTTAGAATTAGCAAATGATGAGTTAAAATGTGCAACAACCCTGAAAACACAAAAAATATTTTTTGAAACTTTAAAAAAAATAGATGGTATTAAATGGATTAATATTGGTAAAATATCTAATATTAAAGGTGGAAAGAGATTACCAAAAGGTGATATTTTTGTGGAGAATGAAACAGAGTATAGGTATATTAAAGTTGAAGATTTAGATAGCAATGGGTATTTTAATATAGATTCAATTAAATATATTTCAAGTGAAACTAATAAAAAAATAAAAGATTACATCGCTAATACAGATAATATATTAGTTAGTATTGTTGGAACAATAGGTAAAGTTGGTTGTGTACCAGAAGAATTAGATGGGGAAAATATAAGTGAAAACTTTGCTTGTATCGTTTTAAATGATTTGTCTAAATTTAATCCTAAATTTATCAGATATTATCTACAAACTTCTTTATGTAAAACACAATTTAAGGAATTGGTGACAAAAGCTGTACAAGAGAAATTAGCTATATTTAGGTTAAAAAAAATTTTTATACCATATTTAGTGTTAAAAGAACAAAAAGAAATAATTGATGAAATAGAAAAGCAAATTGAAAATCAAATTGAAATAGAAGAAGAAATTTTCAACATCCAAGATCAAATTTCAAATATTATTGAAAAAAATATAATATAA
- a CDS encoding N-6 DNA methylase, whose product MKPLEKSSKEKIINFVNSQPIKVTKNLKITDNKFSYNEGIKKSREIAQYEDEELVRMYLISKLANELGYSLDRIVLETGYKVGRQKLPSSRNDIIVKDKDDNAFLFIETKSPLEYARINKDETIENQLYNLSALEKAKGHNVKYLVLYTINEETLEDECIVIDSEKQDTFSKWQETREATNILPVRYGKAQKIPYVKNSKKDLRKNFSTEYLSSIQKDLHNVLWGGGGTDDNEIFSSLVNLILAKIQDEGEKEDGEQYEFQSLTYEKDGDENFESNEDLFDRINGLYRKALKERMNITDNNEINKSYVIDTKKFSLSKLKYSVQQIEHLSFVDGKNSLNGKDILGDFFEGIIRDGFKQTKGQFFTPINIVKFMLWGLSLDKLAIHKAKCEKRLPYMIDPSAGSGTFCIEYMKFITHIMKYTNTDNGKYNKALGNSRDLKDKVESDWFYPDNRENKWAKDYIYGTEINFNLGTATKVNMILHGDGSTNIFVKDGLLPFSEYKKAQEPNVLKYQNEDSNYTEQNKSIEVNGKFDVILSNPPFSVDLDNDTKNKVFKYFLFGDKKNSENLFIERYYQLLGEKGRLAVVLPESIFDTIDNKYIRLFIFKYFNIKAVISLPRLTFAPYTSTKTSILFAQKKTKEEIEKWKNLWNKISKDYSKIRTRVDNIIKVFDGKKEKVSLHSIKNLTEDDERELLVKILKNYYHKNDINLSKNEIIEKYKEEILELCKDENKTKDISNFASTWWIFGEVAKELNYNIFMAEVDEVGYKRTVRNEQITKNELFRTDVNKNIIVDDGKKETVLDYMREIEWE is encoded by the coding sequence ATGAAGCCACTAGAAAAAAGTTCAAAAGAAAAGATTATTAATTTTGTAAATTCTCAACCAATTAAAGTTACTAAAAATCTAAAGATAACAGATAATAAATTTAGTTATAATGAAGGAATTAAAAAATCTAGAGAAATAGCTCAATATGAAGATGAAGAATTAGTGAGAATGTATCTAATTTCAAAATTAGCAAATGAATTAGGATATTCATTAGATAGAATTGTTTTGGAAACAGGATATAAAGTTGGTAGACAAAAACTTCCAAGTAGTAGAAATGATATTATTGTAAAAGATAAAGATGACAATGCTTTTCTATTTATTGAAACAAAATCTCCACTAGAATATGCAAGGATAAATAAAGATGAAACTATTGAAAATCAATTATATAATCTTTCTGCACTTGAAAAAGCAAAAGGACATAATGTAAAATATCTTGTTTTATATACTATAAATGAAGAAACATTAGAAGATGAATGTATTGTTATTGATTCTGAAAAACAAGATACTTTTTCAAAATGGCAAGAAACAAGAGAGGCTACTAATATCCTTCCAGTAAGATATGGTAAAGCTCAGAAAATCCCTTATGTAAAAAATAGTAAAAAAGATTTAAGAAAAAACTTTTCAACTGAATATCTTTCATCTATTCAAAAAGATTTACATAATGTTTTATGGGGTGGGGGTGGAACAGATGACAACGAAATTTTTTCATCATTAGTAAACCTTATTCTTGCAAAAATTCAAGATGAGGGTGAAAAAGAAGATGGAGAACAATATGAATTTCAATCTTTAACATATGAAAAAGATGGAGATGAAAATTTTGAAAGTAATGAAGATTTATTTGATAGAATAAATGGGTTATACCGTAAAGCTTTAAAAGAAAGAATGAATATCACAGACAATAATGAAATTAATAAATCTTATGTTATTGATACTAAAAAATTTTCTTTATCAAAATTAAAATATTCTGTTCAACAAATTGAGCATTTATCATTTGTAGATGGTAAAAATAGTTTAAATGGAAAAGATATTCTTGGAGATTTTTTTGAGGGTATTATTAGAGATGGGTTTAAACAAACAAAAGGGCAATTTTTCACTCCAATAAATATTGTAAAATTTATGTTGTGGGGATTATCTTTAGATAAATTAGCAATTCATAAAGCAAAATGTGAGAAAAGACTTCCATATATGATAGACCCAAGTGCAGGTAGTGGAACTTTTTGTATTGAATATATGAAATTTATAACGCACATAATGAAATATACAAATACAGATAATGGCAAATATAATAAAGCACTTGGAAATTCAAGAGATCTGAAAGATAAAGTTGAATCAGATTGGTTTTATCCAGATAATAGGGAAAATAAATGGGCAAAAGACTATATTTATGGTACAGAAATTAATTTTAATCTTGGAACAGCTACAAAAGTCAATATGATATTACACGGAGATGGTTCAACAAATATTTTTGTTAAAGATGGTTTATTACCTTTTTCAGAATATAAAAAAGCTCAAGAGCCAAATGTATTAAAATATCAAAATGAGGATAGCAACTATACAGAACAAAATAAATCTATTGAAGTAAATGGAAAATTTGATGTAATTCTTTCTAATCCACCTTTTAGTGTTGATTTAGATAATGATACCAAAAATAAAGTTTTTAAATACTTTCTTTTTGGAGATAAAAAAAATTCAGAAAATTTGTTTATAGAAAGATACTATCAGCTATTAGGAGAAAAAGGTAGACTTGCAGTTGTTTTACCTGAAAGCATATTTGATACGATTGACAACAAGTATATTAGATTATTTATTTTTAAATATTTTAATATAAAAGCTGTTATCTCATTACCAAGATTAACATTTGCACCGTATACCTCTACTAAAACAAGTATTCTTTTTGCACAAAAGAAAACTAAAGAAGAAATCGAAAAATGGAAAAATTTATGGAATAAAATTTCAAAAGATTATTCTAAAATAAGAACAAGAGTAGATAATATTATTAAAGTCTTTGATGGAAAAAAAGAAAAAGTTTCTTTACATTCTATTAAAAATTTGACAGAAGATGATGAAAGAGAACTTTTAGTAAAAATACTTAAAAATTATTATCACAAAAATGATATTAATTTATCAAAAAATGAAATTATTGAAAAATATAAAGAAGAAATTTTAGAACTTTGCAAAGATGAAAATAAAACTAAAGATATTTCTAATTTTGCTAGTACTTGGTGGATATTTGGAGAAGTGGCAAAAGAGCTAAATTATAATATATTTATGGCAGAAGTTGATGAAGTTGGTTATAAAAGAACTGTACGAAATGAACAAATAACAAAAAATGAACTTTTTAGAACAGATGTAAATAAAAATATAATAGTTGATGACGGAAAAAAAGAAACAGTTCTTGACTATATGAGAGAAATTGAATGGGAGTAA